Proteins encoded by one window of Mycteria americana isolate JAX WOST 10 ecotype Jacksonville Zoo and Gardens chromosome 26, USCA_MyAme_1.0, whole genome shotgun sequence:
- the PAN2 gene encoding PAN2-PAN3 deadenylation complex catalytic subunit PAN2 isoform X4, whose protein sequence is MNFEGLDPSLAEYAPPLHPALDPVLDPHLNPSLLQNVELDAEGVPLEGIAVPESVHLMEGMYSELHTAVSEVGVPVSVSHFDLHEEMLWVGNHGGHATSFFGPTLERYSSFQVNSSDDIRQIQSLENGVLFLTKTNLKYMSRGGLIIFDYLMDESEDMHSLLLTDSSTLLVGGLQNHVIEIDLNTVQETQKYTVEVPGITIMRQSNRFFFCGHTSGKVSLRDLRTFVVEHEFDAYSGSLSDFDVHGNLLVTCGFSSRMNGLACDRFLKVYDLRMMRATTPLQVHIDPFFLRFIPTYTSRLAIISQTGQCQFCEPTGLANPADIFHVNTVGPLIMTFDVSASKQALAFGDSEGCVHLWADSPEVTFNAYSRETDFALPCMVDTLPHLDWNQDLVPLSLIPVPLTSDTLLSDWPAANSAPAPRRAPPVDPEILRTMKKVGFIGYAPNPRTKLRNQIPYRLKETDNEFDSFSQVPESPIGREEEPHLYMVAKKYRKVTIKYSKLGLEDFDFKHYNKTLFAGLEPHIPNAYCNCMIQVLYFLEPVRCLVQNHLCQKEFCLGCELGLLFHMLDLSRGDPCQGSNFLRAFRTIPEASALGLILADSDEATGKVNLGRLIQSWNRFILTQLHQETQEQEGPQAYRGAGSSSFGSSGDSVIGQLFSCEMENCSMCRCGKETVRVSSTLLFTLSYPESTEKPVKDYEFAQILKRSICLEQNTQAWCENCEKYQPTVQTRNIRCLPDVLVINCEVNSSKEADFWKTQAEYAFQRAMMKRGGFEITKGKEISLGEWKELGNPDTGHSYPSVEELKNIWIPHAIKMRLTKSKELDVCNWSESDELSPTDDPESVYVYDLMATVVHILDSRTGGSLVGHIKVGETYHQRKEGVTHQQWYLFNDFLIEPVDKCEAVQFDMSWKVPAILYYARRNLNAKYNLVIKNPIEASVLLAEASLARKQRKCHATFIPLMLSEMPQAGDLVGLDAEFVTLNEEEAELRSDGTKSTIKPSQMSVARITCVRGQGPNEGVPFIDDYISTQEQVVDYLTQYSGIKPGDLDAKISSKHLTTLKSTYLKLRFLIDVGVKFVGHGLQKDFRVINLMVPKDQVIDTVYLFHIPRKRMISLRFLA, encoded by the exons ATGAATTTTGAAGGTCTCGACCCCTCCCTTGCCGAGTATGCTCCCCCCCTCCACCCTGCGCTGGACCCTGTCCTGGACCCCCATCTCAACCCCAGCTTGCTGCAGAACGTGGAGCTGGATGCCGAGGGGGTGCCGTTAGAGGGTATCGCGGTGCCGGAGTCGGTGCACCTCATGGAGGGCATGTACAGCGAGCTGCACACCGCCGTCTCCGAAGTGGGGGTGCCCGTCTCCGTCTCCCATTTCGACCTGCACGAAGAGATGCTGTGGGTTGGGAACCACGGG GGCCACGCCACCTCTTTCTTCGGCCCGACGCTGGAGCGATACTCCTCCTTCCAAGTGAACAGCAGTGACGATATCCGCCAGATCCAGAGCCTGGAGAACGGTGTCCTTTTCCTGACCAAAACCAACCTGAAGTACATGTCACGGGGGGGCCTCATCATTTTTGACTACCT CATGGACGAGTCCGAGGACATGCACAGTCTCCTGCTGACGGACAGCAGCACGCTGCTCGTTGGCGGGCTGCAGAACCACGTCATTGAGATAGACCTCAACACCGTCCAGGAGACGCAGAAG taCACCGTGGAGGTTCCCGGCATCACCATCATGAGGCAATCAAACCGCTTCTTTTTCTGTGGGCACACCTCGGGGAAG GTCTCCCTGCGGGATCTGCGCACTTTTGTGGTGGAGCACGAATTCGACGCGTACTCAGGCAGCTTGTCTGACTTTGACGTCCACGGGAACCTGCTGGTGACCTGCGGCTTCTCCAGCCGAATGAACGGCCTCGCCTGCGACCGCTTCCTGAAGGTGTACGACCTGCGCATGATGCGGGCCACCACGCCGCTGCAGGTCCACATCGACCCCTTCTTCCTCCGCTTCATCCCCACCTACACCTCCCGCCTGGCCATCATCTCCCAGACAG GTCAGTGCCAGTTCTGCGAGCCCACCGGCCTCGCCAACCCCGCTGACATCTTCCACGTGAACACCGTTGGGCCCCTGATCATGACCTTTGACGTCTCGGCCAGCAAGCAGGCCCTGGCCTTCGGCGACTCGGAGGGGTGCGTCCACCTCTGGGCCGACTCCCCGGAGGTCACCTTCAACGCCTACTCCCGGGAGACGGACTTTGCCTTGCCCTGCATGGTGGACACGCTGCCCCACTTGGACTGGAACCAGGACCTTGTGCCGCTCTCGCTCATCCCCGTGCCGCTGACCAGCGACACCCTGCTCTCCGACTGGCCCGCTGCCAActctgccccggcaccccg GCGAGCCCCTCCGGTAGATCCCGAGATTTTGCGCACCATGAAAAAAGTGGGGTTCATTGGCTACGCCCCAAACCCAAGGACCAAGCTCCGCAACCAG ATTCCCTATCGGTTAAAAGAGACGGACAATGAGTTCGACAGCTTCAGCCAAGTCCCCGAGTCCCCGATTGGGCGGGAAGAGGAGCCACACCTCTACATGGTGGCCAAGAAGTACAGGAAG GTCACGATCAAATACTCCAAGCTGGGGTTGGAAGATTTTGACTTCAAGCATTACAACAAGACGCTGTTTGCAGGCCTGGAGCCCCATATCCCCAACGCCTACTGCAACTGCATGATCCAG GTGCTGTATTTCTTGGAGCCGGTCCGCTGCCTGGTCCAGAACCACCTGTGCCAGAAGGAGTTCTGCCTGGGCTGTGAGCTGGGCTTGCTCTTCCACATGCTGGACCTGTCCCGAGGAGACCCCTGCCAG GGAAGCAACTTTTTGCGGGCTTTCCGCACAATCCCAGAGGCTTCGGCGCTGGGGCTGATCCTGGCTGACTCGGACGAAGCCACAGGGAAGGTGAACCTGGGGCGGCTGATTCAGAGCTGGAACCGTTTCATCCTTACTCAGCTGCACCAGGAAAcccaggagcaggagggaccGCAGGCGTATCGGGGGGCGGGCAGCAG CAGCTTTGGGTCCTCGGGGGACTCGGTTATCGGGCAGCTGTTCAGCTGCGAGATGGAGAACTGCAGCATGTGTCGCTGCGGCAAGGAAACCGTTCGCGTGTCCTCCACGCTGCTCTTCACCCTCTCCTACCCTGAGAGCACTG AAAAGCCAGTCAAAGATTATGAGTTTGCCCAAATTTTAAAGCGAAGCATCTGCTTGGAGCAGAACACGCAAGCCTGGTGCGAGAACTGTGAGAAGTACCAGCCCACG GTCCAGACCCGGAACATCCGCTGCCTGCCGGACGTCCTGGTCATTAACTGTGAGGTGAACAGCTCCAAGGAGGCAGATTTCTGGAAGACGCAGGCTGAG TATGCCTTTCAGAGAGCCATGATGAAGAGAGGAGGCTTTGAGATCACCAAAGGCAAAGAAATCTCTCTTGGAGAGTG gaaggagctggggaaCCCCGACACGGGGCATTCGTATCCTTCTGTGGAGGAACTGAAGAACATTTGGATCCCCCACGCCATCAAGATGAGACTGACCAAGAGCAAGGAGCTAGATGTCTGCAACTGGAGTGAGAGCGATGAG CTGAGCCCGACTGACGACCCCGAGTCGGTCTACGTCTACGATCTAATGGCCACCGTCGTCCACATCCTGGATTCCCGCACGGGGGGCAGCCTGGTGGGGCACATCAAAGTGGGAGAGACCTACCACCAAAGGAAGGAG GGAGTCACACACCAGCAGTGGTACCTCTTCAACGACTTCCTCATCGAGCCTGTCGATAAG TGCGAGGCGGTGCAGTTTGACATGAGCTGGAAGGTGCCGGCTATCCTGTACTACGCCCGGAGGAACCTCAACGCCAAGTACAACCTCGTCA TCAAGAACCCCATCGAAGCCAGCGTGCTGCTAGCAGAGGCCTCCCTGGCTCGCAAGCAGCGCAAGTGCCACGCCACCTTCATCCCCCTCATGTTGAGCGAGATGCCGCAGGCGGGCGACCTGGTGGGGCTGGACGCCGAGTTTGTCACGCTGAACGAG GAGGAGGCCGAGCTGCGCAGCGACGGGACCAAATCCACCATCAAGCCCAGCCAGATGTCGGTGGCCAGGATCACGTGCGTGCGCGGGCAGGGCCCTAACGAGGGCGTCCCCTTCATTGACGACTATATCTCCACCCAAGAGCAG GTGGTGGATTACCTGACCCAGTACTCGGGGATCAAGCCGGGAGACCTGGACGCCAAGATCTCCTCCAAGCACCTCACCACTCTCAAATCCACCTACCTGAAGCTGCGCTTCCTCATTGACGTGGGAGTCAAGTTCGTGGGCCACGGGCTGCAGAAGGACTTCCGTGTCATCAACCTGATG gtGCCCAAGGACCAGGTGATCGACACCGTCTACCTGTTCCACATCCCGAGGAAGAGGATGATTTCTCTGCGCTTCCTCGCCTG A
- the PAN2 gene encoding PAN2-PAN3 deadenylation complex catalytic subunit PAN2 isoform X3, whose amino-acid sequence MNFEGLDPSLAEYAPPLHPALDPVLDPHLNPSLLQNVELDAEGVPLEGIAVPESVHLMEGMYSELHTAVSEVGVPVSVSHFDLHEEMLWVGNHGGHATSFFGPTLERYSSFQVNSSDDIRQIQSLENGVLFLTKTNLKYMSRGGLIIFDYLMDESEDMHSLLLTDSSTLLVGGLQNHVIEIDLNTVQETQKYTVEVPGITIMRQSNRFFFCGHTSGKVSLRDLRTFVVEHEFDAYSGSLSDFDVHGNLLVTCGFSSRMNGLACDRFLKVYDLRMMRATTPLQVHIDPFFLRFIPTYTSRLAIISQTGQCQFCEPTGLANPADIFHVNTVGPLIMTFDVSASKQALAFGDSEGCVHLWADSPEVTFNAYSRETDFALPCMVDTLPHLDWNQDLVPLSLIPVPLTSDTLLSDWPAANSAPAPRRAPPVDPEILRTMKKVGFIGYAPNPRTKLRNQIPYRLKETDNEFDSFSQVPESPIGREEEPHLYMVAKKYRKVTIKYSKLGLEDFDFKHYNKTLFAGLEPHIPNAYCNCMIQVLYFLEPVRCLVQNHLCQKEFCLGCELGLLFHMLDLSRGDPCQGSNFLRAFRTIPEASALGLILADSDEATGKVNLGRLIQSWNRFILTQLHQETQEQEGPQAYRGAGSSSFGSSGDSVIGQLFSCEMENCSMCRCGKETVRVSSTLLFTLSYPESTEKPVKDYEFAQILKRSICLEQNTQAWCENCEKYQPTVQTRNIRCLPDVLVINCEVNSSKEADFWKTQAEYAFQRAMMKRGGFEITKGKEISLGEWKELGNPDTGHSYPSVEELKNIWIPHAIKMRLTKSKELDVCNWSESDELSPTDDPESVYVYDLMATVVHILDSRTGGSLVGHIKVGETYHQRKEGVTHQQWYLFNDFLIEPVDKCEAVQFDMSWKVPAILYYARRNLNAKYNLVIKNPIEASVLLAEASLARKQRKCHATFIPLMLSEMPQAGDLVGLDAEFVTLNEEEAELRSDGTKSTIKPSQMSVARITCVRGQGPNEGVPFIDDYISTQEQVVDYLTQYSGIKPGDLDAKISSKHLTTLKSTYLKLRFLIDVGVKFVGHGLQKDFRVINLMVPKDQVIDTVYLFHIPRKRMISLRFLAWYFLDLKIQGETHDSIEDARTALQLYRKYLELSPQGAEPEDFRKVLKGLYEKGRKLDWKVPEPDSQSSPKHGAVFPPVLAL is encoded by the exons ATGAATTTTGAAGGTCTCGACCCCTCCCTTGCCGAGTATGCTCCCCCCCTCCACCCTGCGCTGGACCCTGTCCTGGACCCCCATCTCAACCCCAGCTTGCTGCAGAACGTGGAGCTGGATGCCGAGGGGGTGCCGTTAGAGGGTATCGCGGTGCCGGAGTCGGTGCACCTCATGGAGGGCATGTACAGCGAGCTGCACACCGCCGTCTCCGAAGTGGGGGTGCCCGTCTCCGTCTCCCATTTCGACCTGCACGAAGAGATGCTGTGGGTTGGGAACCACGGG GGCCACGCCACCTCTTTCTTCGGCCCGACGCTGGAGCGATACTCCTCCTTCCAAGTGAACAGCAGTGACGATATCCGCCAGATCCAGAGCCTGGAGAACGGTGTCCTTTTCCTGACCAAAACCAACCTGAAGTACATGTCACGGGGGGGCCTCATCATTTTTGACTACCT CATGGACGAGTCCGAGGACATGCACAGTCTCCTGCTGACGGACAGCAGCACGCTGCTCGTTGGCGGGCTGCAGAACCACGTCATTGAGATAGACCTCAACACCGTCCAGGAGACGCAGAAG taCACCGTGGAGGTTCCCGGCATCACCATCATGAGGCAATCAAACCGCTTCTTTTTCTGTGGGCACACCTCGGGGAAG GTCTCCCTGCGGGATCTGCGCACTTTTGTGGTGGAGCACGAATTCGACGCGTACTCAGGCAGCTTGTCTGACTTTGACGTCCACGGGAACCTGCTGGTGACCTGCGGCTTCTCCAGCCGAATGAACGGCCTCGCCTGCGACCGCTTCCTGAAGGTGTACGACCTGCGCATGATGCGGGCCACCACGCCGCTGCAGGTCCACATCGACCCCTTCTTCCTCCGCTTCATCCCCACCTACACCTCCCGCCTGGCCATCATCTCCCAGACAG GTCAGTGCCAGTTCTGCGAGCCCACCGGCCTCGCCAACCCCGCTGACATCTTCCACGTGAACACCGTTGGGCCCCTGATCATGACCTTTGACGTCTCGGCCAGCAAGCAGGCCCTGGCCTTCGGCGACTCGGAGGGGTGCGTCCACCTCTGGGCCGACTCCCCGGAGGTCACCTTCAACGCCTACTCCCGGGAGACGGACTTTGCCTTGCCCTGCATGGTGGACACGCTGCCCCACTTGGACTGGAACCAGGACCTTGTGCCGCTCTCGCTCATCCCCGTGCCGCTGACCAGCGACACCCTGCTCTCCGACTGGCCCGCTGCCAActctgccccggcaccccg GCGAGCCCCTCCGGTAGATCCCGAGATTTTGCGCACCATGAAAAAAGTGGGGTTCATTGGCTACGCCCCAAACCCAAGGACCAAGCTCCGCAACCAG ATTCCCTATCGGTTAAAAGAGACGGACAATGAGTTCGACAGCTTCAGCCAAGTCCCCGAGTCCCCGATTGGGCGGGAAGAGGAGCCACACCTCTACATGGTGGCCAAGAAGTACAGGAAG GTCACGATCAAATACTCCAAGCTGGGGTTGGAAGATTTTGACTTCAAGCATTACAACAAGACGCTGTTTGCAGGCCTGGAGCCCCATATCCCCAACGCCTACTGCAACTGCATGATCCAG GTGCTGTATTTCTTGGAGCCGGTCCGCTGCCTGGTCCAGAACCACCTGTGCCAGAAGGAGTTCTGCCTGGGCTGTGAGCTGGGCTTGCTCTTCCACATGCTGGACCTGTCCCGAGGAGACCCCTGCCAG GGAAGCAACTTTTTGCGGGCTTTCCGCACAATCCCAGAGGCTTCGGCGCTGGGGCTGATCCTGGCTGACTCGGACGAAGCCACAGGGAAGGTGAACCTGGGGCGGCTGATTCAGAGCTGGAACCGTTTCATCCTTACTCAGCTGCACCAGGAAAcccaggagcaggagggaccGCAGGCGTATCGGGGGGCGGGCAGCAG CAGCTTTGGGTCCTCGGGGGACTCGGTTATCGGGCAGCTGTTCAGCTGCGAGATGGAGAACTGCAGCATGTGTCGCTGCGGCAAGGAAACCGTTCGCGTGTCCTCCACGCTGCTCTTCACCCTCTCCTACCCTGAGAGCACTG AAAAGCCAGTCAAAGATTATGAGTTTGCCCAAATTTTAAAGCGAAGCATCTGCTTGGAGCAGAACACGCAAGCCTGGTGCGAGAACTGTGAGAAGTACCAGCCCACG GTCCAGACCCGGAACATCCGCTGCCTGCCGGACGTCCTGGTCATTAACTGTGAGGTGAACAGCTCCAAGGAGGCAGATTTCTGGAAGACGCAGGCTGAG TATGCCTTTCAGAGAGCCATGATGAAGAGAGGAGGCTTTGAGATCACCAAAGGCAAAGAAATCTCTCTTGGAGAGTG gaaggagctggggaaCCCCGACACGGGGCATTCGTATCCTTCTGTGGAGGAACTGAAGAACATTTGGATCCCCCACGCCATCAAGATGAGACTGACCAAGAGCAAGGAGCTAGATGTCTGCAACTGGAGTGAGAGCGATGAG CTGAGCCCGACTGACGACCCCGAGTCGGTCTACGTCTACGATCTAATGGCCACCGTCGTCCACATCCTGGATTCCCGCACGGGGGGCAGCCTGGTGGGGCACATCAAAGTGGGAGAGACCTACCACCAAAGGAAGGAG GGAGTCACACACCAGCAGTGGTACCTCTTCAACGACTTCCTCATCGAGCCTGTCGATAAG TGCGAGGCGGTGCAGTTTGACATGAGCTGGAAGGTGCCGGCTATCCTGTACTACGCCCGGAGGAACCTCAACGCCAAGTACAACCTCGTCA TCAAGAACCCCATCGAAGCCAGCGTGCTGCTAGCAGAGGCCTCCCTGGCTCGCAAGCAGCGCAAGTGCCACGCCACCTTCATCCCCCTCATGTTGAGCGAGATGCCGCAGGCGGGCGACCTGGTGGGGCTGGACGCCGAGTTTGTCACGCTGAACGAG GAGGAGGCCGAGCTGCGCAGCGACGGGACCAAATCCACCATCAAGCCCAGCCAGATGTCGGTGGCCAGGATCACGTGCGTGCGCGGGCAGGGCCCTAACGAGGGCGTCCCCTTCATTGACGACTATATCTCCACCCAAGAGCAG GTGGTGGATTACCTGACCCAGTACTCGGGGATCAAGCCGGGAGACCTGGACGCCAAGATCTCCTCCAAGCACCTCACCACTCTCAAATCCACCTACCTGAAGCTGCGCTTCCTCATTGACGTGGGAGTCAAGTTCGTGGGCCACGGGCTGCAGAAGGACTTCCGTGTCATCAACCTGATG gtGCCCAAGGACCAGGTGATCGACACCGTCTACCTGTTCCACATCCCGAGGAAGAGGATGATTTCTCTGCGCTTCCTCGCCTGGTACTTCCTGG ACCTGAAGATCCAGGGGGAGACCCACGACAGCATCGAGGACGCGCGCACGGCGCTGCAGCTCTACCGCAAGTACCTGGAGCTGAGCCCGCAGGGCGCCGAGCCCGAGGACTTCCGCAAGGTGCTCAAGGGCCTCTACGAGAAGGGACGCAAGCTGGACTGGAAGGTGCCCGAGCCCGACAGCCAGAGCAGCCCCAAGC ATGGGGCCGTGTTCCCCCCCGTGCTGGCCCTGTGA
- the PAN2 gene encoding PAN2-PAN3 deadenylation complex catalytic subunit PAN2 isoform X5 encodes MNFEGLDPSLAEYAPPLHPALDPVLDPHLNPSLLQNVELDAEGVPLEGIAVPESVHLMEGMYSELHTAVSEVGVPVSVSHFDLHEEMLWVGNHGGHATSFFGPTLERYSSFQVNSSDDIRQIQSLENGVLFLTKTNLKYMSRGGLIIFDYLMDESEDMHSLLLTDSSTLLVGGLQNHVIEIDLNTVQETQKYTVEVPGITIMRQSNRFFFCGHTSGKVSLRDLRTFVVEHEFDAYSGSLSDFDVHGNLLVTCGFSSRMNGLACDRFLKVYDLRMMRATTPLQVHIDPFFLRFIPTYTSRLAIISQTGQCQFCEPTGLANPADIFHVNTVGPLIMTFDVSASKQALAFGDSEGCVHLWADSPEVTFNAYSRETDFALPCMVDTLPHLDWNQDLVPLSLIPVPLTSDTLLSDWPAANSAPAPRRAPPVDPEILRTMKKVGFIGYAPNPRTKLRNQIPYRLKETDNEFDSFSQVPESPIGREEEPHLYMVAKKYRKVTIKYSKLGLEDFDFKHYNKTLFAGLEPHIPNAYCNCMIQVLYFLEPVRCLVQNHLCQKEFCLGCELGLLFHMLDLSRGDPCQGSNFLRAFRTIPEASALGLILADSDEATGKVNLGRLIQSWNRFILTQLHQETQEQEGPQAYRGAGSSFGSSGDSVIGQLFSCEMENCSMCRCGKETVRVSSTLLFTLSYPESTEKPVKDYEFAQILKRSICLEQNTQAWCENCEKYQPTVQTRNIRCLPDVLVINCEVNSSKEADFWKTQAEYAFQRAMMKRGGFEITKGKEISLGEWKELGNPDTGHSYPSVEELKNIWIPHAIKMRLTKSKELDVCNWSESDELSPTDDPESVYVYDLMATVVHILDSRTGGSLVGHIKVGETYHQRKEGVTHQQWYLFNDFLIEPVDKCEAVQFDMSWKVPAILYYARRNLNAKYNLVIKNPIEASVLLAEASLARKQRKCHATFIPLMLSEMPQAGDLVGLDAEFVTLNEEEAELRSDGTKSTIKPSQMSVARITCVRGQGPNEGVPFIDDYISTQEQVVDYLTQYSGIKPGDLDAKISSKHLTTLKSTYLKLRFLIDVGVKFVGHGLQKDFRVINLMVPKDQVIDTVYLFHIPRKRMISLRFLAWYFLDLKIQGETHDSIEDARTALQLYRKYLELSPQGAEPEDFRKVLKGLYEKGRKLDWKVPEPDSQSSPKHGAVFPPVLAL; translated from the exons ATGAATTTTGAAGGTCTCGACCCCTCCCTTGCCGAGTATGCTCCCCCCCTCCACCCTGCGCTGGACCCTGTCCTGGACCCCCATCTCAACCCCAGCTTGCTGCAGAACGTGGAGCTGGATGCCGAGGGGGTGCCGTTAGAGGGTATCGCGGTGCCGGAGTCGGTGCACCTCATGGAGGGCATGTACAGCGAGCTGCACACCGCCGTCTCCGAAGTGGGGGTGCCCGTCTCCGTCTCCCATTTCGACCTGCACGAAGAGATGCTGTGGGTTGGGAACCACGGG GGCCACGCCACCTCTTTCTTCGGCCCGACGCTGGAGCGATACTCCTCCTTCCAAGTGAACAGCAGTGACGATATCCGCCAGATCCAGAGCCTGGAGAACGGTGTCCTTTTCCTGACCAAAACCAACCTGAAGTACATGTCACGGGGGGGCCTCATCATTTTTGACTACCT CATGGACGAGTCCGAGGACATGCACAGTCTCCTGCTGACGGACAGCAGCACGCTGCTCGTTGGCGGGCTGCAGAACCACGTCATTGAGATAGACCTCAACACCGTCCAGGAGACGCAGAAG taCACCGTGGAGGTTCCCGGCATCACCATCATGAGGCAATCAAACCGCTTCTTTTTCTGTGGGCACACCTCGGGGAAG GTCTCCCTGCGGGATCTGCGCACTTTTGTGGTGGAGCACGAATTCGACGCGTACTCAGGCAGCTTGTCTGACTTTGACGTCCACGGGAACCTGCTGGTGACCTGCGGCTTCTCCAGCCGAATGAACGGCCTCGCCTGCGACCGCTTCCTGAAGGTGTACGACCTGCGCATGATGCGGGCCACCACGCCGCTGCAGGTCCACATCGACCCCTTCTTCCTCCGCTTCATCCCCACCTACACCTCCCGCCTGGCCATCATCTCCCAGACAG GTCAGTGCCAGTTCTGCGAGCCCACCGGCCTCGCCAACCCCGCTGACATCTTCCACGTGAACACCGTTGGGCCCCTGATCATGACCTTTGACGTCTCGGCCAGCAAGCAGGCCCTGGCCTTCGGCGACTCGGAGGGGTGCGTCCACCTCTGGGCCGACTCCCCGGAGGTCACCTTCAACGCCTACTCCCGGGAGACGGACTTTGCCTTGCCCTGCATGGTGGACACGCTGCCCCACTTGGACTGGAACCAGGACCTTGTGCCGCTCTCGCTCATCCCCGTGCCGCTGACCAGCGACACCCTGCTCTCCGACTGGCCCGCTGCCAActctgccccggcaccccg GCGAGCCCCTCCGGTAGATCCCGAGATTTTGCGCACCATGAAAAAAGTGGGGTTCATTGGCTACGCCCCAAACCCAAGGACCAAGCTCCGCAACCAG ATTCCCTATCGGTTAAAAGAGACGGACAATGAGTTCGACAGCTTCAGCCAAGTCCCCGAGTCCCCGATTGGGCGGGAAGAGGAGCCACACCTCTACATGGTGGCCAAGAAGTACAGGAAG GTCACGATCAAATACTCCAAGCTGGGGTTGGAAGATTTTGACTTCAAGCATTACAACAAGACGCTGTTTGCAGGCCTGGAGCCCCATATCCCCAACGCCTACTGCAACTGCATGATCCAG GTGCTGTATTTCTTGGAGCCGGTCCGCTGCCTGGTCCAGAACCACCTGTGCCAGAAGGAGTTCTGCCTGGGCTGTGAGCTGGGCTTGCTCTTCCACATGCTGGACCTGTCCCGAGGAGACCCCTGCCAG GGAAGCAACTTTTTGCGGGCTTTCCGCACAATCCCAGAGGCTTCGGCGCTGGGGCTGATCCTGGCTGACTCGGACGAAGCCACAGGGAAGGTGAACCTGGGGCGGCTGATTCAGAGCTGGAACCGTTTCATCCTTACTCAGCTGCACCAGGAAAcccaggagcaggagggaccGCAGGCGTATCGGGGGGCGGGCAGCAG CTTTGGGTCCTCGGGGGACTCGGTTATCGGGCAGCTGTTCAGCTGCGAGATGGAGAACTGCAGCATGTGTCGCTGCGGCAAGGAAACCGTTCGCGTGTCCTCCACGCTGCTCTTCACCCTCTCCTACCCTGAGAGCACTG AAAAGCCAGTCAAAGATTATGAGTTTGCCCAAATTTTAAAGCGAAGCATCTGCTTGGAGCAGAACACGCAAGCCTGGTGCGAGAACTGTGAGAAGTACCAGCCCACG GTCCAGACCCGGAACATCCGCTGCCTGCCGGACGTCCTGGTCATTAACTGTGAGGTGAACAGCTCCAAGGAGGCAGATTTCTGGAAGACGCAGGCTGAG TATGCCTTTCAGAGAGCCATGATGAAGAGAGGAGGCTTTGAGATCACCAAAGGCAAAGAAATCTCTCTTGGAGAGTG gaaggagctggggaaCCCCGACACGGGGCATTCGTATCCTTCTGTGGAGGAACTGAAGAACATTTGGATCCCCCACGCCATCAAGATGAGACTGACCAAGAGCAAGGAGCTAGATGTCTGCAACTGGAGTGAGAGCGATGAG CTGAGCCCGACTGACGACCCCGAGTCGGTCTACGTCTACGATCTAATGGCCACCGTCGTCCACATCCTGGATTCCCGCACGGGGGGCAGCCTGGTGGGGCACATCAAAGTGGGAGAGACCTACCACCAAAGGAAGGAG GGAGTCACACACCAGCAGTGGTACCTCTTCAACGACTTCCTCATCGAGCCTGTCGATAAG TGCGAGGCGGTGCAGTTTGACATGAGCTGGAAGGTGCCGGCTATCCTGTACTACGCCCGGAGGAACCTCAACGCCAAGTACAACCTCGTCA TCAAGAACCCCATCGAAGCCAGCGTGCTGCTAGCAGAGGCCTCCCTGGCTCGCAAGCAGCGCAAGTGCCACGCCACCTTCATCCCCCTCATGTTGAGCGAGATGCCGCAGGCGGGCGACCTGGTGGGGCTGGACGCCGAGTTTGTCACGCTGAACGAG GAGGAGGCCGAGCTGCGCAGCGACGGGACCAAATCCACCATCAAGCCCAGCCAGATGTCGGTGGCCAGGATCACGTGCGTGCGCGGGCAGGGCCCTAACGAGGGCGTCCCCTTCATTGACGACTATATCTCCACCCAAGAGCAG GTGGTGGATTACCTGACCCAGTACTCGGGGATCAAGCCGGGAGACCTGGACGCCAAGATCTCCTCCAAGCACCTCACCACTCTCAAATCCACCTACCTGAAGCTGCGCTTCCTCATTGACGTGGGAGTCAAGTTCGTGGGCCACGGGCTGCAGAAGGACTTCCGTGTCATCAACCTGATG gtGCCCAAGGACCAGGTGATCGACACCGTCTACCTGTTCCACATCCCGAGGAAGAGGATGATTTCTCTGCGCTTCCTCGCCTGGTACTTCCTGG ACCTGAAGATCCAGGGGGAGACCCACGACAGCATCGAGGACGCGCGCACGGCGCTGCAGCTCTACCGCAAGTACCTGGAGCTGAGCCCGCAGGGCGCCGAGCCCGAGGACTTCCGCAAGGTGCTCAAGGGCCTCTACGAGAAGGGACGCAAGCTGGACTGGAAGGTGCCCGAGCCCGACAGCCAGAGCAGCCCCAAGC ATGGGGCCGTGTTCCCCCCCGTGCTGGCCCTGTGA